From Cannabis sativa cultivar Pink pepper isolate KNU-18-1 chromosome 8, ASM2916894v1, whole genome shotgun sequence, a single genomic window includes:
- the LOC133030264 gene encoding uncharacterized protein LOC133030264, translating into MGPKKDAMSEIIEEKVGAEVSDLRQDVQRVTQGMEKLQREIQTTIESIVAKQMESVVSQISQILAPLIKVTPEAAATNADRQRRALDGNGPSIGESSSIRIRLDQNTLKFPANMAVPPLNSLTGPPIQLGSFGNSFSNSLDYRLPQMEIPLFSGDNPNGWIARVKRYFLLTKMAESMKLDTAIVGLDGDALSWSQRENQRRLITSWAILKQMVLLRFRAVPIGSLSEELLSVVQTGTTKEYRVQWEMLASRVPDHILEGGFVKGLKEEIKATLHILQPQGLAHIMETAQRIEEGHQLMNSGSLLKPTSSKSFFWV; encoded by the exons ATGGGACCAAAGAAGGATGCTATGTCCGAGATTATCGAAGAAAAAGTTGGGGCTGAGGTCTCCGACCTTCGTCAAGATGTGCAAAGGGTTACACAGGGTATGGAGAAGTTACAAAGAGAAATTCAGACCACCATTGAGAGTATCGTCGCCAAACAGATGGAGTCTGTAGTGAGCCAAATTTCCCAAATACTCGCACCGTTAATCAAAGTCACTCCCGAAGCGGCAGCCACCAACGCAGATCGACAACGACGAGCTCTCGACGGTAATGGACCTTCGATTGGGGAATCCAGCTCCATCAGAATTCGTCTTGACCAAAACACACTGAAATTTCCGGCGAACATGGCGGTACCTCCCCTGAACAGCCTGACAGGACCTCCGATACAGCTTGGTTCGTTTGGAAACTCATTCTCGAACAGTCTGGACTACCGCCTCCCACAAATGGAAATTCCGTTGTTCAGCGGTGACAACCCCAACGGTTGGATTGCCCGTGTCaaacggtattttttacttacAAAAATGGCAGAGTCGATGAAACTTGATACGGCCATTGTTGGCCTTGACGGTGATGCACTATCCTGGTCTCAGCGGGAGAACCAACGCCGGCTTATTACTTCTTGGGCGATACTCAAGCAAATGGTCCTCCTTCGATTCCGAGCGGTACCTATTGGGTCTCTTTCAGAGGAGTTGTTATCGGTGGTCCAAACAGGTACGACGAAGGAGTACCGTGTCCAGTGGGAGATGTTGGCCTCTCGAGTACCCGACCATATTCTGGAAGGGGGATTCGTAAAAGGACTCAAAGAAGAAATCAAGGCCACATTGCATATCCTGCAGCCCCAGGGGTTGGCTCATATCATGGAAACGGCCCAAAGAATTGAAGAGGGCCATCAACTAATGAACTCGGGCTCATTACTTAAGCCCACTTCGTCCAAAT CATTCTTTTGGGTCTAG
- the LOC115700887 gene encoding uncharacterized protein LOC115700887 isoform X4 produces the protein MADDEEARLEFRSYPDNAWYSVRIMIEGDYADILRIKYSNFPDDNDSIFRAAEFKDEDHFKDFASRFRPISSQLQDSECSQVVQGLLVCASHHFNADDIRFYDAVVEEVDHCEHSFANGEEECLCTFILSWLHGPVAGYITAERLEQICRVQHRDEIDTVVASFLSKVKAKLKTGSCRSNRQVTTGVAHNYHGQPPIMKISHNLSFSHHLKQETKFTKWFLSDTLSSKWAIGRPCEKKGQDIDFGGVKNYLIFVDNIEKDLTHTEIMEFIKKKAMGNDRNNESE, from the exons ATGGCCGACGATGAAGAAGCCCGGTTGGAGTTCCGGTCGTACCCGGATAATGCATGGTACTCGGTTCGGATTATGATTGAAGGGGATTACGCCGACATTCTAAGAATCAAGTACAGCAATTTTCCGGATGACAACGACAGCATTTTCCGAGCGGCTGAGTTCAAGGACGAAGATCATTTTAAAGACTTTGCTTCCAGGTTTAGACCCATCTCTTCTCAGCTTCAAGACTCCGAGTGCTCCCAGGTTGTCCAGGGTTTGCTTGTGTGCGCTTCACATCACTTCAACGCCGATGACATTCGCTTCTACGACGCAGTTGTTGAAGAG GTGGATCATTGTGAACATTCTTTTGCAAACGGAGAAGAAGAGTGTTTGTGCACTTTTATTCTATCCTGGCTACATGGTCCAGTGGCTGGATACATTACTGCTGAAAGACTTGAACAAATTTGCAGAGTTCAGCATAGGGACGAAATAGATACAGTTGTAGCTTCTTTTTTAAGTAAGGTGAAGGCGAAACTTAAAACTGGTTCTTGTAGATCTAATCGTCAAGTCACCACAGGTGTCGCTCACAATTATCACGGACAACCTCCAATCATGAAAATTTCGCACAATCTAAGTTTTTCTCACCATTTGAAGCAG GAAACAAAGTTCACCAAGTGGTTTTTGAGTGATACCTTGTCATCCAAAT GGGCTATTGGTCGTCCTTGTGAAAAGAAAGGGCAAGACATTGACTTTGGAGGAGTCAAAAACTATTTGATTTTTGTTGATAATATTGAGAAAGACTTAACTCATACAGAAATCATGgagtttataaagaaaaag GCCATGGGTAATGACCGAAACAATGAAAGTGAATGA
- the LOC115700887 gene encoding uncharacterized protein LOC115700887 isoform X2: protein MADDEEARLEFRSYPDNAWYSVRIMIEGDYADILRIKYSNFPDDNDSIFRAAEFKDEDHFKDFASRFRPISSQLQDSECSQVVQGLLVCASHHFNADDIRFYDAVVEEVDHCEHSFANGEEECLCTFILSWLHGPVAGYITAERLEQICRVQHRDEIDTVVASFLSKVKAKLKTGSCRSNRQVTTGVAHNYHGQPPIMKISHNLSFSHHLKQETKFTKWFLSDTLSSKWAIGRPCEKKGQDIDFGGVKNYLIFVDNIEKDLTHTEIMEFIKKKVSITSQAFLFPSLSSDICTRGCILLDTQSHFEKLCNFLNNPDHIIVSLSGRPWVMTETMKVNDSLRASILSLSLLSQKNFHQYLLKQSFCMNFTEKEREQWK, encoded by the exons ATGGCCGACGATGAAGAAGCCCGGTTGGAGTTCCGGTCGTACCCGGATAATGCATGGTACTCGGTTCGGATTATGATTGAAGGGGATTACGCCGACATTCTAAGAATCAAGTACAGCAATTTTCCGGATGACAACGACAGCATTTTCCGAGCGGCTGAGTTCAAGGACGAAGATCATTTTAAAGACTTTGCTTCCAGGTTTAGACCCATCTCTTCTCAGCTTCAAGACTCCGAGTGCTCCCAGGTTGTCCAGGGTTTGCTTGTGTGCGCTTCACATCACTTCAACGCCGATGACATTCGCTTCTACGACGCAGTTGTTGAAGAG GTGGATCATTGTGAACATTCTTTTGCAAACGGAGAAGAAGAGTGTTTGTGCACTTTTATTCTATCCTGGCTACATGGTCCAGTGGCTGGATACATTACTGCTGAAAGACTTGAACAAATTTGCAGAGTTCAGCATAGGGACGAAATAGATACAGTTGTAGCTTCTTTTTTAAGTAAGGTGAAGGCGAAACTTAAAACTGGTTCTTGTAGATCTAATCGTCAAGTCACCACAGGTGTCGCTCACAATTATCACGGACAACCTCCAATCATGAAAATTTCGCACAATCTAAGTTTTTCTCACCATTTGAAGCAG GAAACAAAGTTCACCAAGTGGTTTTTGAGTGATACCTTGTCATCCAAAT GGGCTATTGGTCGTCCTTGTGAAAAGAAAGGGCAAGACATTGACTTTGGAGGAGTCAAAAACTATTTGATTTTTGTTGATAATATTGAGAAAGACTTAACTCATACAGAAATCATGgagtttataaagaaaaaggTGTCGATCACATCTCAAGCATTTCTTTTTCCTAGTTTGTCATCAGATATTTGTACTCGAGGATGTATTCTGTTGGATACCCAAAGTCACTTTGAGAAGTTATGTAACTTTTTGAATAATCCAGATCATATTATCGTGTCTTTAAGTGGGAG GCCATGGGTAATGACCGAAACAATGAAAGTGAATGATTCTCTTCGAGCTTCAATCCTAAGCCTCTCACTTTTATCTCAG
- the LOC115700887 gene encoding uncharacterized protein LOC115700887 isoform X3 has protein sequence MADDEEARLEFRSYPDNAWYSVRIMIEGDYADILRIKYSNFPDDNDSIFRAAEFKDEDHFKDFASRFRPISSQLQDSECSQVVQGLLVCASHHFNADDIRFYDAVVEEVDHCEHSFANGEEECLCTFILSWLHGPVAGYITAERLEQICRVQHRDEIDTVVASFLSKVKAKLKTGSCRSNRQVTTGVAHNYHGQPPIMKISHNLSFSHHLKQETKFTKWFLSDTLSSKWAIGRPCEKKGQDIDFGGVKNYLIFVDNIEKDLTHTEIMEFIKKKVSITSQAFLFPSLSSDICTRGCILLDTQSHFEKLCNFLNNPDHIIVSLSGRPWVMTETMKVNDSLRASILSLSLLSQVILFC, from the exons ATGGCCGACGATGAAGAAGCCCGGTTGGAGTTCCGGTCGTACCCGGATAATGCATGGTACTCGGTTCGGATTATGATTGAAGGGGATTACGCCGACATTCTAAGAATCAAGTACAGCAATTTTCCGGATGACAACGACAGCATTTTCCGAGCGGCTGAGTTCAAGGACGAAGATCATTTTAAAGACTTTGCTTCCAGGTTTAGACCCATCTCTTCTCAGCTTCAAGACTCCGAGTGCTCCCAGGTTGTCCAGGGTTTGCTTGTGTGCGCTTCACATCACTTCAACGCCGATGACATTCGCTTCTACGACGCAGTTGTTGAAGAG GTGGATCATTGTGAACATTCTTTTGCAAACGGAGAAGAAGAGTGTTTGTGCACTTTTATTCTATCCTGGCTACATGGTCCAGTGGCTGGATACATTACTGCTGAAAGACTTGAACAAATTTGCAGAGTTCAGCATAGGGACGAAATAGATACAGTTGTAGCTTCTTTTTTAAGTAAGGTGAAGGCGAAACTTAAAACTGGTTCTTGTAGATCTAATCGTCAAGTCACCACAGGTGTCGCTCACAATTATCACGGACAACCTCCAATCATGAAAATTTCGCACAATCTAAGTTTTTCTCACCATTTGAAGCAG GAAACAAAGTTCACCAAGTGGTTTTTGAGTGATACCTTGTCATCCAAAT GGGCTATTGGTCGTCCTTGTGAAAAGAAAGGGCAAGACATTGACTTTGGAGGAGTCAAAAACTATTTGATTTTTGTTGATAATATTGAGAAAGACTTAACTCATACAGAAATCATGgagtttataaagaaaaaggTGTCGATCACATCTCAAGCATTTCTTTTTCCTAGTTTGTCATCAGATATTTGTACTCGAGGATGTATTCTGTTGGATACCCAAAGTCACTTTGAGAAGTTATGTAACTTTTTGAATAATCCAGATCATATTATCGTGTCTTTAAGTGGGAG GCCATGGGTAATGACCGAAACAATGAAAGTGAATGATTCTCTTCGAGCTTCAATCCTAAGCCTCTCACTTTTATCTCAG